From Penaeus vannamei isolate JL-2024 chromosome 40, ASM4276789v1, whole genome shotgun sequence, the proteins below share one genomic window:
- the Ahcy gene encoding adenosylhomocysteinase yields MTSKPAYKVADINLADFGRKEIIMAEKEMPGLMSLRQKYGAEKPLKGARVAGCLHMTIQTAVLIETLTELGAEVQWSSCNIFSTQDHAAAAIAKSGVPVYAWKGETDEEYIWCIEQTIYFPDGKPLNMILDDGGDLTNLVHEKYPQLLPDIKGLSEETTTGVHNLYKMMREGKLKVPAFNVNDSVTKSKFDNLYGCRESLTDGIKRATDIMLSGKTCVVAGYGDVGKGSAQSLRAFGSRVIITEIDPINALQAACEGYQVTTMEEAIKQGASIFVTTTGCRDIITAEHFNSMKDDSIVCNIGHFDIEIDVKWLDENCVEKVNIKPQVDRYLLKNGNHVILLAEGRLVNLGCAMGHPSFVMSNSFTNQVLAQIELWTKPGQYPIGVHFLPKKLDEEVARLHLDHLGVKLTKLSTNQAEYLGLPAEGPFKPEHYRY; encoded by the exons CCGACATCAACCTTGCCGACTTCGGCCGCAAGGAGATCATCATGGCGGAGAAGGAGATGCCGGGGCTCATGAGTCTGCGGCAGAAGTACGGAGCCGAGAAGCCACTCAAGGGTGCTCGCGTTGCTGGCTGCCTCCACATGACCATCCAGACGGCTGTGCTCATCGAGACTCTC ACCGAGCTCGGGGCTGAAGTGCAGTGGTCCTCGTGCAACATCTTCAGTACGCAAGATCACGCTGCCGCTGCCATTGCCAAGAGCGGTGTGCCCGTGTATGCCTGGAAGGGAGAGACCGACGAGGAATACATTTGGTGCATTGAGCAGACCATCTATTTCCCCGACGGCAAG CCCCTCAACATGATCCTCGACGACGGCGGTGACCTGACCAACCTCGTCCACGAGAAGTACCCCCAGCTCTTGCCCGATATCAAGGGTCTCTCGGAGGAAACCACCACTGGAGTGCATAACCTGTACAAGATGATGCGCGAGGGAAAGCTCAAGGTTCCCGCCTTCAACGTGAACGACTCTGTCACCAAG aGCAAATTCGACAATTTGTATGGTTGCCGTGAATCTCTCACTGACGGAATCAAGCGTGCTACAGATATTATGCTGTCTGGCAAGACCTGTGTTGTGGCTGGCTATGGTGATGTAGGCAAGGGCTCCGCACAGTCCCTCAGGGCTTTTGGTTCCCGTGTCATCATCACAGAGATTGACCCCATCAATGCCCTTCAGGCTGCTTGTGAGGGTTACCAG GTAACCACCATGGAGGAGGCCATCAAGCAAGGTGCATCCATTTTCGTGACCACCACTGGTTGCCGTGACATCATCACTGCCGAGCACTTCAACTCCATGAAGGACGACTCTATTGTTTGCAACATTGGCCACTTCGACATTGAGATTGATGTGAAATGGCTCGACGAGAACTGTGTCGAGAAGGTGAACATCAAGCCCCAGGTCGACCGGTACCTGCTCAAGAATGGAAACCACGTCATCCTTCTGGCCGAGGGTCGCCTGGTTAACCTTGGCTGTGCCATGGGACATCCTTCCTTCGTGATGTCCAACTCCTTCACCAACCAGGTCCTGGCCCAGATTGAGCTGTGGACCAAGCCTGGTCAATATCCTATTGGTGTGCACTTCCTGCCCAAGAAGCTTGACGAGGAAGTAGCCCGTCTCCACCTCGACCACCTTGGCGTCAAGCTGACCAAGCTGTCGACAAACCAGGCTGAATACCTGGGACTACCTGCAGAAGGACCCTTCAAGCCagagcattatcgttattaa